From Oreochromis niloticus isolate F11D_XX linkage group LG14, O_niloticus_UMD_NMBU, whole genome shotgun sequence, one genomic window encodes:
- the map6b gene encoding microtubule-associated protein 6 homolog isoform X1 gives MAWPCITRACCINRFWSELDKADIAVPLVFARYSDVADVPHVPHHPQPKLKKAGAIAIETQPHPGEQEAGKAPPATGAAAGKDGSTASVMRQDFKAWRVRPEASCKPRNEYQPSPAPFNNETQYQKDYKPWPIPKKHDHPWIPKSSPTAGGPERSAGSGKLEQVAAEAESGVEKSEIEEKTQEKESQEVVKRSVKREKSSERKTGEKTEGQVAADVSAEQRKGRAAADALNRQIKEVMSTSSSYRTEFKAYKDVKPVKPIKAPSQYKPPGEETSLETSYSATFKGEQVKAHPMDNKLLERRRIRSLYSEPSKEPAKVDKPVSRTKPKKSSSTPTTTGRMQKKAKEKQISSSQSAKKKPSLGASEPKPGGAVTKKSKEISNRLAEAGKQ, from the exons ATGGCATGGCCGTGCATTACGCGTGCTTGCTGCATCAATCGCTTTTGGTCCGAGCTGGATAAAGCAGACATCGCGGTGCCTTTGGTTTTCGCCAGATACTCCGACGTGGCCGACGTACCGCATGTGCCCCATCACCCGCAGCCGAAACTGAAGAAGGCCGGTGCCATTGCCATAGAAACCCAGCCCCATCCCGGCGAGCAGGAGGCTGGGAAGGCACCGCCCGCGACGGGTGCCGCAGCGGGCAAAGATGGCTCTACTGCGTCCGTCATGCGCCAAGACTTCAAGGCGTGGAGAGTGCGCCCCGAGGCCAGCTGCAAGCCCAGAAACGAGTACCAGCCATCGCCGGCCCCTTTCAACAACGAAACTCAGTATCAGAAGGATTACAAGCCCTGGCCTATACCGAAGAAGCATGACCACCCATGGATCCCCAAATCGAGCCCCACCGCCGGCGGTCCGGAAAGGAGCGCAGGAAGCGGTAAGTTGGAGCAGGTGGCCGCTGAGGCCGAGAGCGGGGTGGAGAAGAGCGAGATTGAGGAGAAGACGCAGGAGAAGGAGTCACAGGAGGTGGTCAAGAGAAGCGTGAAGAGGGAAAAGTCATCGGAGAGGAAAACAGGTGAGAAGACGGAGGGACAGGTGGCTGCAGATGTGAGCGCGGAGCAGAGGAAAGGCAGAGCGGCTGCAGACGCTCTGAACAGGCAGATAAAGGAGGTTATGTCGACTTCTAGCAGCTACAG GACTGAATTCAAGGCATATAAGGATGTGAAGCCAGTGAAGCCCATCAAAGCTCCATCCCAGTATAAACCCCCTGGGGAGGAGACCAGTCTGGAAACCAGCTATAGTGCCACATTCAAGGGGGAGCAGGTGAAGGCTCACCCAATGGACAACAAGCTGCTGGAGCGCAGGAGGATACGCAGCCTGTACAGTGAACCCAGCAAGGAGCCTGCCAAG GTGGATAAACCAGTTTCCCGCACCAAACCAAAAAAGTCATCAtcaacaccaacaacaacagggAGGATGCAGAAAAAAGCTAAAGAGAAGCAGATTTCTAGTTCCCAGTCAGCCAAGAAGAAACCTTCTTTGGGCGCCTCAGAACCCAAACCAGGCGGAGCCGTCACAAAGAAGAGCAAAGAGATCAGCAACAGACTGGCAGAGGCGGGCAAACAGTAA
- the thap12b gene encoding THAP domain containing 12b yields the protein MPNFCAAPNCTRKSTQSDLAFFRFPRDPERCRIWVENCRRADLEAKTSDQLNKHYRLCAKHFDPAMVCKTSPYRTVLKDTAIPTIFDLTSHLKNPHTRHRKRIKELTEEDIRKIKERRLASSIDQIASKKDAVEDSTTTNEDEPQLSTEEKAFREYLRSLFEAVVMLGKQSIPLMPLKASETELKPNNFQALLDYRMNAGDEALKKRFEATAVNSEYLSVTQQSQLLDVCENTVREEMLMEVRESRFFSLVTGDLVEFANEKHLPLFLRFVNQQNVLREEFLDFVPFDGDEPALVERLEAQLTDRWGLSMEDCRGQAHKATGISTTKMKAVAVLLMEKYPLALHMPCSHMALNVHLTNSLPFPNVQVVMETLRRIGAFFQTQSTQDELKKAISTHYQKNEEKGAALKQACSPGWTEEHNVFDVLLDMLPPLLLCMDNIRDNEEGKFAASVVADGYSIAETLADFEIVVTIVILKNVLTFTRAFGRNLQGETLDVFFAANSLTAVLHSLNEVNDNIDVYHEFWYEEAVSVATVIEIPVKVPRLFLRKQRAADVGEIQAEPYFKEYVTMPVIHGIMQEVEDMFSETNLKALKCLSLVPAVMGQMKFNTTEENYADVYRNDLPNPDTLPAELHCWRIKWKHRGKEVRLPTTIHETLQLPDVKFFPNVNSFLKVLSTLPVLKLEDSKSDTASGRLQAYLDSMPPQQWNKSLAMLNVNTHVKHDLDVMVDKYCRLYPEDDTEVDAESEEVAEEDAGMK from the exons ATGCCGAATTTTTGCGCGGCCCCGAACTGTACGCGGAAAAGCACGCAATCTgatttggctttttttcggtTTCCACGGGACCCGGAGAG ATGCAGAATCTGGGTAGAGAACTGTCGCAGGGCCGATCTAGAGGCAAAAACATCAGACCAGTTGAATAAGCACTACAGACTATGTGCTAAGCACTTTGACCCGGCTATGGTGTGCAAAACG AGCCCTTATCGGACTGTGCTGAAGGATACGGCAATTCCAACAATATTTGATCTAACAAGCCATTTAAAAAATCCTCACACCAGACATCGCAAGCGGATTAAAGAGCTT ACTGAAGAAGATATACGGAAGATAAAAGAAAGGAGAT TGGCATCTTCTATTGACCAGATTGCTTCCAAAAAAGATGCAGTAGAAGATAGCACAACAACCAATGAGGATGAACCTCAGCTGTCCACGGAGGAGAAGGCATTTCGGGAATACCTGAGATCTTTGTTTGAAGCCGTGGTCATGTTAGGAAAACAAAGCATACCGTTAATGCCTCTTAAAGCATCAGAAACAGAACTTAAACCCAACAACTTCCAGGCCCTCCTAGATTATCGCATGAACGCTGGAGATGAAGCTTTGAAGAAGCGCTTTGAGGCAACGGCCGTGAACTCTGAATACCTTTCTGTAACTCAGCAAAGTCAGCTCCTGGACGTTTGTGAGAACACGGTGAGGGAGGAGATGCTAATGGAAGTGAGAGAGAGTCGCTTCTTCTCCCTAGTGACAGGCGACCTTGTGGAATTTGCCAACGAGAAGCACCTGCCTCTGTTTTTACGCTTTGTGAACCAGCAGAACGTCCTCCGAGAGGAGTTTTTGGACTTTGTGCCATTTGATGGTGATGAGCCTGCACTGGTCGAGAGACTGGAGGCCCAGCTGACTGATCGCTGGGGGCTCAGCATGGAAGACTGCCGTGGTCAGGCCCATAAGGCCACTGGGATTTCCACCACCAAGATGAAAGCAGTAGCAGTATTACTGATGGAGAAGTATCCCTTGGCATTGCACATGCCTTGCTCCCATATGGCACTGAACGTTCACCTGACCAACAGCCTTCCATTCCCCAATGTCCAGGTGGTCATGGAAACCCTGAGGAGGATTGGTGCTTTCTTTCAGACCCAGTCTACTCAGGATGAGCTCAAGAAAGCCATCTCTACTCACTACCAGAAGAATGAAGAGAAAGGAGCTGCACTAAAACAAGCTTGTAGCCCAGGCTGGACAGAAGAACACAACGTCTTTGATGTGCTGCTGGATATGTTGCCACCATTGCTGCTGTGCATGGACAATATTCGAGACAATGAAGAAGGAAAGTTTGCTGCCTCTGTGGTGGCAGATGGATATTCAATAGCAGAAACTCTTGCAGACTTTGAGATTGTTGTCACCATTGTCATCCTGAAGAATGTCCTTACCTTCACTAGAGCCTTTGGGAGGAATCTCCAAGGAGAAACACTCGATGTGTTTTTTGCTGCCAACAGTCTAACAGCTGTCCTGCATTCACTTAATGAGGTCAACGATAACATAGATGTCTACCATGAATTTTGGTACGAGGAAGCTGTGAGCGTGGCTACCGTGATCGAGATTCCCGTCAAAGTTCCGAGGCTGTTTCTACGGAAACAGCGTGCAGCCGATGTGGGTGAAATTCAAGCTGAGCCGTATTTTAAGGAGTATGTTACCATGCCTGTAATCCACGGGATCATGCAGGAGGTGGAGGACATGTTCTCTGAGACTAACCTCAAAGCCCTGAAGTGTCTGTCGCTGGTTCCGGCTGTCATGGGCCAAATGAAGTTCAACACCACTGAGGAGAACTATGCAGATGTTTACCGGAATGACCTCCCCAATCCTGACACGTTACCTGCAGAGCTTCACTGTTGGAGAATCAAGTGGAAGCACAGAGGCAAAGAGGTGCGCCTGCCCACCACCATCCATGAAACCTTGCAGCTCCCAGACGTTAAATTCTTTCCCAATGTGAACTCCTTCCTCAAGGTACTTTCCACCTTGCCGGTGCTGAAGCTAGAGGACAGCAAAAGTGACACGGCAAGTGGAAGGCTCCAGGCTTACCTCGACAGCATGCCTCCTCAGCAATGGAACAAAAGTCTTGCGATGCTTAATGTTAACACTCATGTCAAACATGACCTGGATGTCATGGTGGACAAATACTGCAGACTGTATCCAGAGGATGACACTGAAGTTGACGCAGAGTCCGAGGAAGTAGCCGAGGAAGATGCTGGGATGAAATGA
- the map6b gene encoding microtubule-associated protein 6 homolog isoform X2 codes for MAWPCITRACCINRFWSELDKADIAVPLVFARYSDVADVPHVPHHPQPKLKKAGAIAIETQPHPGEQEAGKAPPATGAAAGKDGSTASVMRQDFKAWRVRPEASCKPRNEYQPSPAPFNNETQYQKDYKPWPIPKKHDHPWIPKSSPTAGGPERSAGSGKLEQVAAEAESGVEKSEIEEKTQEKESQEVVKRSVKREKSSERKTGEKTEGQVAADVSAEQRKGRAAADALNRQIKEVMSTSSSYRTEFKAYKDVKPVKPIKAPSQYKPPGEETSLETSYSATFKGEQVKAHPMDNKLLERRRIRSLYSEPSKEPAKDFSETESSSVLNLL; via the exons ATGGCATGGCCGTGCATTACGCGTGCTTGCTGCATCAATCGCTTTTGGTCCGAGCTGGATAAAGCAGACATCGCGGTGCCTTTGGTTTTCGCCAGATACTCCGACGTGGCCGACGTACCGCATGTGCCCCATCACCCGCAGCCGAAACTGAAGAAGGCCGGTGCCATTGCCATAGAAACCCAGCCCCATCCCGGCGAGCAGGAGGCTGGGAAGGCACCGCCCGCGACGGGTGCCGCAGCGGGCAAAGATGGCTCTACTGCGTCCGTCATGCGCCAAGACTTCAAGGCGTGGAGAGTGCGCCCCGAGGCCAGCTGCAAGCCCAGAAACGAGTACCAGCCATCGCCGGCCCCTTTCAACAACGAAACTCAGTATCAGAAGGATTACAAGCCCTGGCCTATACCGAAGAAGCATGACCACCCATGGATCCCCAAATCGAGCCCCACCGCCGGCGGTCCGGAAAGGAGCGCAGGAAGCGGTAAGTTGGAGCAGGTGGCCGCTGAGGCCGAGAGCGGGGTGGAGAAGAGCGAGATTGAGGAGAAGACGCAGGAGAAGGAGTCACAGGAGGTGGTCAAGAGAAGCGTGAAGAGGGAAAAGTCATCGGAGAGGAAAACAGGTGAGAAGACGGAGGGACAGGTGGCTGCAGATGTGAGCGCGGAGCAGAGGAAAGGCAGAGCGGCTGCAGACGCTCTGAACAGGCAGATAAAGGAGGTTATGTCGACTTCTAGCAGCTACAG GACTGAATTCAAGGCATATAAGGATGTGAAGCCAGTGAAGCCCATCAAAGCTCCATCCCAGTATAAACCCCCTGGGGAGGAGACCAGTCTGGAAACCAGCTATAGTGCCACATTCAAGGGGGAGCAGGTGAAGGCTCACCCAATGGACAACAAGCTGCTGGAGCGCAGGAGGATACGCAGCCTGTACAGTGAACCCAGCAAGGAGCCTGCCAAG GACTTCTCAGAGACTGAGAGCAGCTCTGTTCTAAATCTGCTGTAG